From one Anopheles cruzii chromosome 3, idAnoCruzAS_RS32_06, whole genome shotgun sequence genomic stretch:
- the LOC128270012 gene encoding connectin-like, producing the protein MASATYQSLTLALLVLCSVTSPIESRYREKDGKKGKSSPLNLPPIVVPSPLMNLCSGDREMKLVCHCSPDDPHVKAQKANCWIFSKELPRKDANWLAFQTQSTLEQLKITVQKIGNLAYIPSDVLHTLKYLKQLTIEYGVIPDLQNYAFGNLTELRNVTLHKNQIRLVHPFAFANHPYLEEINLERNEIIELDKEALVHLPALKRLNLDFNNLTLLHDDVFVYLTSLDELKLESNQISVLTREIFKGLGNLRILKLTANSLTFIGDTIFAELWSLQELDLDHNQIEKLSARAFDGLNNLRKLNLENNRLKRLERGIFTGVPAVLNLNLNSNQLETITYNNFLPLMDNLVNSTAILHLKDNRFVCDCRLLWLFDLRNNTKNDVLRQALQQIECLHDFKGTSVYGLPLPNHLLKEYGRELVPATDTDYYDETGHRLQKPPQVAVQKKFSSARSASDERAAVAAGQLEKPATLMGPQTVTLMSLRKDTIMPCPKELDEPTELPLSRESIGLDMGWRSSVTATSATGRLGGGSAALLVGTLLFFAFSPQC; encoded by the exons ATGGCCTCGGCGACATATCAGAGCCTCACGCTGGCCCTGCTGGTGCTGTGTAGCGTTACGAGCCCCATCGAGAGCCGCTACCGGGAAAAGGACGGCAAGAAGGGAAAGTCATCGCCCCTGAACCTCCCGCCGATAGTGGTCCCGTCGCCGCTGATGAACCTCTGCTCGGGCGACCGGGAGATGAAGCTCGTCTGCCACTGCTCGCCGGACGATCCGCACGTGAAGGCCCAGAAGGCGAACTGTTGGATATTCAGTAAGGAGTTACCGCGCAAGGACGCGAACTGGCTGGCGTTCCAAACGCAATCGACCTTGGAGCAGCTCAAGATCACGGTGCAGAAGATCGGCAACCTGGCGTACATTCCGTCGGATGTGCTGCACACGCTCAAGTATCTGAAGCAGCTGACGATCGAGTACGGGGTCATACCGGACCTGCAGAACTACGCCTTCGGTAACCTGACCGAGCTGCGGAACGTGACGCTGCACAAGAACCAGATTCGGCTCGTGCAcccgttcgccttcgccaacCACCCGTACCTGGAGGAGATCAATCTGGAGCGCAATGAGATCATCGAGCTGGACAAGGAAGCGCTGGTGCACCTGCCCGCGCTGAAGCGGCTCAATCTGGACTTTAACAATCTGACCCTGCTGCACGACGATGTGTTCGTGTACCTGACCAGCCTGGACGAGCTGAAGCTAGAATCGAACCAGATTTCGGTGCTGACACGCGAGATTTTCAAAGGGCTGGGCAACCTGCGGATACTGAAGCTCACCGCCAACAGTTTGACTTTCATCGGTGACACGATCTTCGCCGAGCTCTGGAGCCTCCAGGAGCTTGACCTTGACCACAACCAGATCGAG AAACTGTCGGCCCGGGCGTTCGATGGACTGAACAACCTGCGAAAGCTGAACCTGGAAAACAATCGGCTGAAGCGGTTGGAGCGTGGCATCTTTACCGGCGTCCCGGCCGTGCTCAATCTGAACCTAAACTCCAATCAGCTGGAAACGATTACGTACAACAACTTCCTCCCGCTGATGGACAACCTTGTCAACAGTACGGCCATTCTGCACCTTAAAG ACAACCGGTTCGTCTGCGACTGCCGACTCCTGTGGCTGTTTGATCTGCGGAACAACACCAAAAACGATGTGCTGCGACAGGCGCTCCAGCAGATCGAATGCCTGCACGACTTCAAGGGAACCTCCGTGTACGGCCTTCCGCTGCCGAACCACCTGCTGAAGGAGTACGGCCGCGAGCTCGTTCccgccacggacacggactaCTACGACGAAACCGGACACCGGCTGCAGAAGCCACCGCAGGTGGCGGTACAGAAGAAGTTCAGCTCAGCCCGATCGGCTAGCGATGAGCGAGCGGCCGTGGCTGCTGGTCAGCTAGAGAAGCCCGCCACCTTGATGGGTCCCCAGACCGTGACGTTGATGAGCCTACGGAAGGACACCATCATGCCGTGCCCGAAGGAGCTGGACGAGCCCACGGAGCTGCCGCTGTCGCGCGAATCCATCGGCCTCGATATGGGCTGGCGGTCGTCGGTGACGGCCACCAGTGCCACCGGGCGGTTGGGTGGCGGCAGTGCGGCACTGCTCGTCGGTACGCTCCTGTTCTTCGCCTTCTCTCCCCAGTGTTAG